In Alkalimarinus alittae, the DNA window GAGCCGCCTCACCTCCTGTTGCCGCGCGGTGGTCGAAGGTTATGGATAACGGTAGTATCTTTCGAATCACCATTTTACCTGCGCGTGCGACGACTTCATCCCGTGCTACCCCACAGCCGATTATCGCAACTTGAGGCGGCACTACTACAGGGTTGGCATAACGCCCAGCAATCGTACCAAAGTTAGTTAACGTGATGGTGGCACCCTGCATTTGGGCTGCAGGAATAGACCGCTTTTTAATGTCTGCGCGCATTTGATCAAGCCCCTTTCGTAGGTCTTTGAGAGGGCGTGAGGCGACATTGTTAAGCACCGGTACAAAGAGGCCCTCAGCAGAATCAACGGCAATGCCTATATTAATGTCGTTTAGTCGTCTTAGGCTTAAGCTATTGCCGTCAAACCATGCGTTTATATTGGGGGACTTTTGACAAGCTTGTGTGATGGCTTGAACAAGCCTCATGGTCAGGTCTGTGTCTTTTTTCCAGCCATTAATGTCGGCGTCATCCATCAGTGTAACCGGTACCACTTGGGCGTGCGATAGCGCCATGGTTTTAGCCATCGTGCGCCTTACACCTCTTAATTTCTGTGCTTCTCCGTGGGTTTGTTGTAATTCTGCGGCTTTTTCTACATCGGTGGCACTAATGACCTGTTTTCCGGGCGCCGGAGTGAGTTGCTCAAGGTCGACATGTAAGTGTTTTGCTAACGCACGAACGGCTGGGGTTGTTTTTGTGTGATGGGCTTGCTGGCTTGAGGGCGCCGCGCCAATGATAAAGTGGTCAGCGGTTGCATCTTCGGACTGTGTTTCAGCCGTTTCTAACTTGCCGACTACCGTACCGCCATCATCTGCTTGGTCGCTCTGGAACTCAACTAAGGGTTCGCCGGTGTGAATGATATCGCCGTCTTCGCCAAAGAGCGCCATAATGGTGCCATCTTGAGGGCAAGGGATCTCTACGATGGCTTTGGCTGTCTCGACTTCTACCATCAGTTGGTCGGTCTTAACGGTATCGCCCACTTTAATATGCCAACGGACTATTTCTGCTTCTGGTAAGCCTTCCCCAAGATCAGGGAGTTTGAAGTATTTCATAACGATTCCTCAAAAATCCATTACTTCATTAGCGGCATCAACAATCCGTTCGACACTCGGCAGATAGTACCCCTCGTTTCGTAGGTACGGCATGATAGTATCGAACCCTGTCACGCGTTTTATTGGCGCTTTCAAGTCGAGTAAACAGTGTTCTGCAAGGTGGGCTGCAATTTCAGCCCCGACACCTCCGCTATGAGCCGCTTCATGTATGATAATACAACGCCCTGTTTTGACGGCAGAGCACTCAAGGGTATTCGTATCCAGAGGGCTAATTGATGCAACATCGATGACCTCGCAACTAACGCCTTTTTCACTTAATGTGTTGGCGGCTTGAAGGGTTTCTTGAATCATCGCCCCCCATGAAATAAGCGTTAGATCGCTACCTTCACGTAAGGTGAAACAGGTGTCGAGTGGAAGCGCTTTGCCGTCATCTAATACTGGCTGTGCAACAGCGCGGTAAATGCGTTTGGGTTCTAAAAATAGCACTGGGTCAGGGTCGCGGATGGCAGAAAGTAATAGGCCATAGGCACGTAATGGCGAACTGGGTACTACCACCCTAATGCCGGGGATATGGGCAAATAATGCCTCGGTACTTTCTGAATGATGCTCGGGGGCATGAATGCCGCCTCCAAACGGAGCCCTTATCACCATTGGGCAGCTAATACGGCCACGAGTGCGGTTGCGTAGTCTTGAGGCGTGGCTAACGATTTGCTCCATTGCCGCATAAATAAACCCCATGAATTGAATTTCTGCGATAGGTTTAAGGCCCTGACTGGCCATGCCAATCGTGATTCCGCTGATCAGTGTTTCTGCGAGAGGAGTGTCCATGACTCGTTTAAGGCCAAACTCTTGTCTAAGGTCTACGGTGGCTCTGAAGACACCTCCGTTGGCGCCTACATCTTCCCCTAACATCACTACGTTTTCATCTTCTTCCATAGCGTGCGCTAGTGCCAAGTTAATGGCTTCCACCATGGTTTGATTCACGGGGGTAGGCGCTTCTTTAATATCTGCAGTATCTGCTTGGCGTATATTTACCTTAGTATTCATAACGATTACCTCAATAACAATCGCTTACGACAGATGAAGGCGCTTAACCTCATCGTACTGCGCTTGCATGGGCGCAGGTAGCTTTTTGAATAGGTGGTCAAACATGGCTGTCGCCGGTTCGGGTTGAATAGCTAAATATGCCGTCACTGCATTATCGACTTGCTCTTTGACCTTTTCTTGCAGTTGATTTTCTTTGTCTGGGTCCCAAAGATTCAGACTGAGAAGGTAATCGCGTAGCCGCTTAATAGGCT includes these proteins:
- a CDS encoding dihydrolipoamide acetyltransferase family protein; this encodes MKYFKLPDLGEGLPEAEIVRWHIKVGDTVKTDQLMVEVETAKAIVEIPCPQDGTIMALFGEDGDIIHTGEPLVEFQSDQADDGGTVVGKLETAETQSEDATADHFIIGAAPSSQQAHHTKTTPAVRALAKHLHVDLEQLTPAPGKQVISATDVEKAAELQQTHGEAQKLRGVRRTMAKTMALSHAQVVPVTLMDDADINGWKKDTDLTMRLVQAITQACQKSPNINAWFDGNSLSLRRLNDINIGIAVDSAEGLFVPVLNNVASRPLKDLRKGLDQMRADIKKRSIPAAQMQGATITLTNFGTIAGRYANPVVVPPQVAIIGCGVARDEVVARAGKMVIRKILPLSITFDHRAATGGEAARFMAALIDDLQRA
- a CDS encoding alpha-ketoacid dehydrogenase subunit beta; the protein is MNTKVNIRQADTADIKEAPTPVNQTMVEAINLALAHAMEEDENVVMLGEDVGANGGVFRATVDLRQEFGLKRVMDTPLAETLISGITIGMASQGLKPIAEIQFMGFIYAAMEQIVSHASRLRNRTRGRISCPMVIRAPFGGGIHAPEHHSESTEALFAHIPGIRVVVPSSPLRAYGLLLSAIRDPDPVLFLEPKRIYRAVAQPVLDDGKALPLDTCFTLREGSDLTLISWGAMIQETLQAANTLSEKGVSCEVIDVASISPLDTNTLECSAVKTGRCIIIHEAAHSGGVGAEIAAHLAEHCLLDLKAPIKRVTGFDTIMPYLRNEGYYLPSVERIVDAANEVMDF